CATCGTTCAAACAAAAACAACTGGTACAGGAATATCAACCTGTTGTCCATCGCCTACGCCTATCGGCCTCGGCTTAGGTCCCGACTAACCCTGGGAGGACGAGCCTTCCCCAGGAAACCTTAGTCATACGGTGGACGGGATTCTCACCCGTCTTTCGCTACTCATACCGGCATTCTCACTTCTAAGCGCTCCACCAGTCCTCACGGTCTAGCTTCAATGCCCTTAGAACGCTCTCCTACCACTCAACCTATTGGTTGAATCCACAGCTTCGGTGATCTGTTTAGCCCCGGTAAATTTTCGGCGCAGGGTCACTCGACTAGTGAGCTATTACGCACTCTTTGAATGATGGCTGCTTCTGAGCCAACATCCTAGTTGTCTGTGCAACCCCACATCCTTTTCCACTTAACAGATACTTTGGGACCTTAGCTGGTGGGCTGGGTTGTTTCCCTTTCGACTACGGATCTTATCACTCGCAGTCTGACTCCCGGACTTGAATCCATGGCATTCGGAGTTTATCTGAATTCGGTAACCCGAGAAGGGCCCCTAGTCCAAACAGTGCTCTACCTCCACGATTCGTTTATCCGAGGCTAGCCCTAAAGCTATTTCGGAGAGAACCAGCTATCTCCAGGTTCGATTGGAATTTCTCCGCTACCCACACCTCATCCCCGCACTTTTCAACGTGCGTGGGTTCGGTCCTCCAGTGCGTATTACCGCACCTTCAACCTGGACATGGGTAGGTCACCTGGTTTCGGGTCTACGACCACATACTCATTCGCCCTATTCAGACTCGCTTTCGCTGCGGCTCCGTCTTTTCAACTTAACCTCGCATGGGATCGTAACTCGCCGGTCCATTCTACAAAAGGTACGCCATCACCCATTAACGGGCTCTGACTACTTGTAAGCACACGGTTTCAGGTACTATTTCACTCCCCTTCCGGGGTGCTTTTCACCTTTCCCTCACGGTACTGGTTCACTATCGGTCACTAGGGAGTATTTAGCCTTGGGAGATGGTCCTCCCGGATTCCGACGGAATTTCTCGTGTTCCGCCGTACTCAGGATACTGGTAGAGCTGCTTTAGATTTCGCATACGGGGCTTTTACCCTGTTTCGCGTGGCTTTCCAGCCAGCTTCTGCTATCCATTACAGTCTCACGTCCCAGTCCTACAACCCCAAAGAGCAAGCTCTTTGGTTTGGGCTTTTCCCGTTTCGCTCGCCGCTACTCAGGGAATCGAATTTTCTTTCTCTTCCTGCAGGTAATGAGATGTTTCAGTTCCCTGCGTGTACCTCAAACACGCTATGTATTCACGTGTTTGTAATATCCTATCAAAGATATTGGGTTTCCCCATTCGGAAATCTCCGGATCATAGCTTACTTACAGCTCCCCGGAGCATATCGGAGTTAGTCCCGTCCTTCATCGGCTCCTAGTGCCTAGGCATCCACCGTGCGCCCTTATTCACTTAACCTATGGTCAAGTTTCAGCCATTGCTGGCCTTTACTATCAAACTGTTTTCGTTAAAAAACTGTTCAACGTGTAACGCGGTAAAATGTTTTGGTTTCTTACTTTATATTTCATGTTATACTATTCAGTTTTCAAGGAACAATTGGTTTGAGAGTTAACCTCTCAAAACTGAACAAGAATGTGAACATCGGCAGGTTCCATATAATTTCCTTAGAAAGGAGGTGATCCAGCCGCACCTTCCGATACGGCTACCTTGTTACGACTTCACCCCAATCATCTATCCCACCTTAGGCGGCTGGCTCCCATAAGGGTTACCCCACCGACTTCGGGTGTTACAAACTCTCGTGGTGTGACGGGCGGTGTGTACAAGACCCGGGAACGTATTCACCGCGGCGTTCTGATCCGCGATTACTAGCGATTCCGGCTTCATGCAGGCGAGTTGCAGCCTGCAATCCGAACTGAGAATGGCTTTAAGAGATTCGCTTGCCCTCGCGGGTTTGCTGCTCGTTGTACCATCCATTGTAGCACGTGTGTAGCCCAGGTCATAAGGGGCATGATGATTTGACGTCATCCCCACCTTCCTCCGGTTTGTCACCGGCAGTCTTATTAGAGTGCCCAACTGAATGCTGGCAACTAACAATAGGGGTTGCGCTCGTTGCGGGACTTAACCCAACATCTCACGACACGAGCTGACGACAACCATGCACCACCTGTCACCTTGTCCCCGAAGGGAACGTCCTATCTCTAGGAGTGTCAAGGGATGTCAAGACCTGGTAAGGTTCTTCGCGTTGCTTCGAATTAAACCACATGCTCCACCGCTTGTGCGGGTCCCCGTCAATTCCTTTGAGTTTCAGCCTTGCGGCCGTACTCCCCAGGCGGAGTGCTTAATGCGTTAACTGCAGCACTGAAGGGTGGAAACCCTCCAACACTTAGCACTCATCGTTTACGGCGTGGACTACCAGGGTATCTAATCCTGTTTGCTCCCCACGCTTTCGAGCCTCAGCGTCAATTACAGACCAGAGAGTCGCCTTCGCCACTGGTGTTCCTCCATATATCTACGCATTTCACCGCTACACATGGAATTCCACTCTCCTCTTCTGCATTCAAGTTCCCCAGTTTCCAATGACCTTCCACGGTTGAGCCGTGGGCTTTCACATCAGACTTAAGGAACCGCCTGCGCTCGCTTTACGCCCAATAAATCCGGACAACGCTTGCCACCTACGTATTACCGCGGCTGCTGGCACGTAGTTAGCCGTGGCTTTCTGGTTGGGTACCGTCAAGGTAAGAGCAGTTACTCTCTTACTTGTTCTTCTCCAACAACAGAGTTTTACGATCCGAAAACCTTCTTCACTCACGCGGCGTTGCTCCGTCAGACTTTCGTCCATTGCGGAAGATTCCCTACTGCTGCCTCCCGTAGGAGTTTGGGCCGTGTCTCAGTCCCAATGTGGCCGATCACCCTCTCAGGTCGGCTACGCATCATCGTCTTGGTAGGCCGTTACCCTACCAACTAACTAATGCGCCGCGGGTCCATCTCCAAGTGACAGCACAAAGGCCGTCTTTCCTTCGGCTTCCATGCGGAAGCTGAAACTATGCGGTATTAGCACCCGTTTCCGGATGTTATCCCCCTCTTGAAGGTAGGTTACCCACGTGTTACTCACCCGTTCGCCACTAACGTCATAAGGAGCAAGCTCCTTAATCAATTCGTACGACTTGCATGTATTAGGCACGCCGCCAGCGTTCGTCCTGAGCCAGGATCAAACTCTCATGTTAAGTGTGGGCTCTTGTACAGAAACCCGACATGAAAAGCTGAATAGCTCTTTCTTGCTGACTTAATGTTTTTGCGATTACTATCGCGATTCGTTGTGTAATTCTTATAAATAAGAATTACCCTGCACGTTTGGTTCGTTCATTCTTTGTTCAGTTTTCAAAGGTCAAATCCGCTATCACGTGTTACGTTAAGTTCGTGTCGTGACAACTTCTATATATTAACACGGTGTTAATTATGTGTCAACAGTTTTTAAAAACTTTTTTAAAAAGTTTTTTATCGCTTGTTTGATAAGCTCTCGAAGCGACTTGAAAATAGTAACACGAAAGTAAAATAGTTGTCAACGATTTTCTTTCTTTTTTTCTTAACTCCCTGTAAGAAACACTATATCACAATAATGAAAGCCTTGTCAATTCTAAAAGTGATTAAAATAAAAAACATATCCGCTTCCTTATAAGCGGATATGTTCCTCTTCATTCTATTATAGACGTTCGTTTAATTCTTTAGCTAACTCTTCAAATCCAGGTTTACCTAATAGCGCGAACATATTTTTCTTGTAAGCTTCTACTCCTGGTTGATCAAATGGATTAACACCATTCAAGTAACCAGAAATACCTACAGCAATTTCAAAGAAGTAAATCATATATCCTAGCGTATAAGCGTTTTGTTCAGGAATTGTTAGAAGTAAGTTAGGAACATCACCATCAGTATGAGCTAATAGTGTTCCTTGGTATGCTTTTGTATTTACAAAATCAATTTCTTTTCCTTCTAAATACTTAAGTCCATCTAAATCTTCTTCTAAAGTAGGAATCGTAATGTTTTTACGAGCATTCTCTACTTTAATAACAGTTTCGAAAATGTTACGTTGCCCTTCTTGGATATATTGACCTAATGAATGTAAGTCAGTTGAGAAGTTAGCACTTGATGGGTAAATACCTTTCAAGTCTTTTCCTTCTGATTCTCCAAATAACTGTTTCCACCATTCTGAGAAGTATTGCATACTTGGCTCGTAGTTAATTAATAACTCTGTTACTTTCCCTTTACGGTATAACAAGTTACGAATCGCAGCGTATTGGTATGCACCGTTTTCTTTCAAATCTGGGTTTGAGTATGCTTCTTGAGCATCACGTGCACCTTCCATCATTGCATCAATATCCGCTCCGCTAACTGCAATTGGAAGTAATCCTACTGCTGTTAAAACTGTGAAACGTCCACCGATGTCATCAGGAATAACGAATGTTTCATAACCTTCTACATCTGCTTCGTGTTTAGCCGCACCTTTTGCTCGGTCTGTTGTTGAGTAAATACGTTTAACAGCTTCTTCTTTACCATATTTCTTAATTAGTAATTCTTTAAATACACGGAAAGCGATAGCAGGCTCAGTTGTAGTACCTGATTTAGAAATCATATTAACAGAAAAATCACGATCACCAATAACTTCAATAAGATCTGCTAGATAAGTAGAGCTAATGCTATTACCTGCAAAGAAGATTTGAGGTGTTTTACGATCAGCTGTATTTTGCACGTTGTAGAATGTATGGTTTAAGAAATCAATTGCAGCGCGAGCGCCTAAGTATGAACCACCAATACCGATAACAACTAACACTTCTGAGTCGTCTTGAATCTTTTTAGCTGCAGCTTTAATACGATCAAATTCTGCTTTGTCGTATTTTTCAGGCCACTCAATCCAACCAGTAAAGTCGTTACCTGCACCTGTACCTTCTCTTAATGCTTTATCAGCAGTTGTTACTTGATCTTGTAAATAATCAACTTCATGTTGACCGAAGAATTTCAATGCTTTTGAATAATCAAATTGAATATGTGCCATTCTTTTACTTCCTCCATCCATTTATACATTTATAAGTTATTGCAATTAACTTTTATACATTGGAACAATATTTGAATCACATTCGCTTAACAGTTCTGTTAAGTCTTTCGTTCTTCGCCATGTCACCAATCCCGATTGATTTAAGAGCGTCATTTCATCTTCAGGCCTTTCAACTAAATCAAAGACGAACAACGGTGATGTTTTATCTTGCCCTTTTATGTTAGTCAAATCCATCAATCGAATTGATTCTGAATCAACCGTTACAAACTCTAGCAAGGTTTCCATAATAATACCCATGGGAAGTTTCTCTGTTTCCTCAATTCGTTCATAAATAAATGAAGAAACACCATCGTTGTCTTTAACTAGAAAAAATGTTTCGCCTTGCTGGTTGGTTACCATAATCGTTCCAGCAACACGTTTGCTCTCTGTCATGCCTGTTCATCTCACTTCCATCAAATCTATTGGTTATCATTCATATTCGATAATCTATTTTTCTCATCAAGCTTCGCTTCTTCTATCCATTTCGGCATTTTATCTTGTAGGGTTTTAAATCCAATTTGAGGTGTATGCCGTCTTCGTCTTTGTTTCTTACGTTGCGGCTGTGTCGGTGCAATCAGTGTTTCCATCGCACGTAAGGAAAGACTTATTTTTTTAGTGTACTCATCAATATCAATGATTTTCGCCTCAACGTCGTCGTCCACTTGAATCATTGTATCTAAATCCGTTACAAACCCATGTTTGCATTCCGAAATATGAATAAGTCCTTGGGTATTTTTATCAAGAGCAACAAAGATACCATATGTCTGGATACCTGTTACTTTTCCCTTAATAATATCCCCTATTTTATAGTCCATAGTGATGTTACTCTCCTTTTTCATATATACATTCATTATAGCATGATTTTAGGAGAAAATGACAGACTGATATCGCCCTATCATTGAGTTGAAATAGTAAGACTCATTATAGTTCAATACCTAAAATGACAACATCTTCTACAGGCTTATCGTTTGCTCCTTTAGCGACACCTTCGATAGCATAAACAACATCCATACCAGCTTTCACTTGTCCAAAAACAGTGTGGCGATGATCTAACCAAGGTGTTCCACCATTTTCACGGTAATTTTCAACGATTTCTTCTGGCCAGCCGCCATCTTTCAGTTGACCTAACATATTTTCTTGAACATGTTTACTAGTCACGATAAAGAATTGGCTACCGTTTGTATTTGCACCAGCATTAGCCATTGATAAAGCACCATGCAAGTTAAACAAATCCATTGAGAACTCATCTTCAAAAGATTGTCCCCAAATACTTTCACCACCCATACCTGTTCCTGTTGGGTCACCACCTTGGATCATGAAGTCGCTAATAACACGGTGGAAAATTACGCCATCGTAATAACCTTTCTCAGCTAGTCCTAAAAAGTTCTCAACTGCTTTAGGTGCATGCTCTGGAAATAGTCTTAATTCAATGTCACCTTTTGTTGTTTTCATGATGACTGTTTTTTCATTCTCAATTGATTCTTGCAATTGTGGATATAAATTCATTATTTCTCCCCTTTAATTACCATTCTATCACATTGTATGAAAGTCATTCCACATCTTCTGTCATTTTTATTGTGTCAGTTAAAAGCTTTCGTGTTATCATATACCTATATTTCATTACTAGAGAAGGATGCTTATAAAATGATACTATTTAATAATTTCCCTTTAATATGTTCTTTAATAGCTATTATCTTTACCCAAGCAATCAAATATCCCATCGCCTTGTTACTGAAAGACAGTAAAACATCTGTTTCTATTGTCACAACAACAGGCGGCATGCCTAGCTCACACTCGGCTGGCGTAACGGCACTCATTACTGCTTTAATTTTAGAATATGGGTATTCTTCTGGTTATGTGGCGATTGCAACAACCTTTGGCGTGATTGTTATGTTTGACTCTATGGGGGTTAGAAGACAAAGTGGTGAACAAGGACTTGTTCTTGTTCAGATGATTAAGGAAATCCGAAACCTTTCGAATCAACAGGAGCACGGTTATGTTAAAGAGCCCATTCATGATACAAAAATGATTTTGAAGAAGTACCTTGGACATAAACCGTTGGAAGTCTTTGTTGGTTTACTAACAGGAGTTGCTGTGACTTTTGTTGTAAATATGATTTACGTTCGCCTAGGTTAATTGATAGATTTTGGAGGTTTTATTTTGACTAGTGAAAAAGAGATTTTTGATTTAACGATTATAGGTGGCGGTCCGGTTGGAATGTTTACAGCCTTTTATGCTGGACTTAGACAAGCAAAAGTAAAAATTATTGAAGCGCTCCCTCAAATTGGCGGTCAGCCAGGGATGCTTTACGCCGAAAAGAAAATATATGACATCGCTGGTCTGCCAGAAATTACTGGAGAAGACTTAATTAAGAACTTGAAAGAGCAAATGAGTCGCTTCGATACAACGATCCATTGTAATGAAGAAGCCTTTGACTTCCACAAGGATGAAGATGGGATTATCGAAATCCAAACTTCAAAACAAAAACATTATACAAAAGCAATTATTATTACTGCCGGGAATGGCGCATTCCGCCCCCGCAAACTTGAAATTAACCATGCAGACCAATACGAAGATGCTAACCTTCATTATTTCGTTAACAATATAGAAGGTTTCCGAGATAAAGTAGTCGCTATCTGCGGTGGTGGTGATTCAGCAGTTGACTGGGCTTTAACACTTGAACCAATTGCTAAAAAAGTCTACCTCATCCATCGTCGTCCGCAATTCCGTGCACAAGAACACAGTATTCACTTATTATCAAAATCTTCAGTTGAAATTGTAACACCTTTTGTTCCCATCGAAATAAAAGGAGACGGACAAACCTTATCCAGTGTCGTGCTACAAGAATCAAGAAAAGATAATACTCAAGAGATTGAAGTGGACGATTTCTTAATTAATTACGGCTTCTCTTCTTCAATTGGGGGATTAAAAAAATGGGGTTATGAGGTCAAAGGAAATTCGATTGTGGTCAACACTAAAATGGAAACGTCCATCTCAGGTATTTATGCTGTCGGTGATATTTGTACATACGATGGTAAAGTTAAACTTATTGCAACAGGGTTTGGTGAAGCGCCTACTGCTGTTAATAATGCCATGGCCTATATTAACCCTAACAATCGGGTTCAACCGATGCATTCAACCAGTTTATTCTAACTATGAAGGAGAGATCGATATGGTAAAAAGCGGTAGCGAATTACATCAACGTGCTCTGTTATTATTAAGTGAGCGTGGTGTGGAACTAGATGACATAGCAGAATTAGTATTATTTCTTCAA
This genomic interval from Jeotgalibaca arthritidis contains the following:
- a CDS encoding NAD(P)/FAD-dependent oxidoreductase, producing MTSEKEIFDLTIIGGGPVGMFTAFYAGLRQAKVKIIEALPQIGGQPGMLYAEKKIYDIAGLPEITGEDLIKNLKEQMSRFDTTIHCNEEAFDFHKDEDGIIEIQTSKQKHYTKAIIITAGNGAFRPRKLEINHADQYEDANLHYFVNNIEGFRDKVVAICGGGDSAVDWALTLEPIAKKVYLIHRRPQFRAQEHSIHLLSKSSVEIVTPFVPIEIKGDGQTLSSVVLQESRKDNTQEIEVDDFLINYGFSSSIGGLKKWGYEVKGNSIVVNTKMETSISGIYAVGDICTYDGKVKLIATGFGEAPTAVNNAMAYINPNNRVQPMHSTSLF
- a CDS encoding divergent PAP2 family protein, whose amino-acid sequence is MILFNNFPLICSLIAIIFTQAIKYPIALLLKDSKTSVSIVTTTGGMPSSHSAGVTALITALILEYGYSSGYVAIATTFGVIVMFDSMGVRRQSGEQGLVLVQMIKEIRNLSNQQEHGYVKEPIHDTKMILKKYLGHKPLEVFVGLLTGVAVTFVVNMIYVRLG
- a CDS encoding CvfD/Ygs/GSP13 family RNA-binding post-transcriptional regulator, which gives rise to MDYKIGDIIKGKVTGIQTYGIFVALDKNTQGLIHISECKHGFVTDLDTMIQVDDDVEAKIIDIDEYTKKISLSLRAMETLIAPTQPQRKKQRRRRHTPQIGFKTLQDKMPKWIEEAKLDEKNRLSNMNDNQ
- a CDS encoding glucose-6-phosphate isomerase, with amino-acid sequence MAHIQFDYSKALKFFGQHEVDYLQDQVTTADKALREGTGAGNDFTGWIEWPEKYDKAEFDRIKAAAKKIQDDSEVLVVIGIGGSYLGARAAIDFLNHTFYNVQNTADRKTPQIFFAGNSISSTYLADLIEVIGDRDFSVNMISKSGTTTEPAIAFRVFKELLIKKYGKEEAVKRIYSTTDRAKGAAKHEADVEGYETFVIPDDIGGRFTVLTAVGLLPIAVSGADIDAMMEGARDAQEAYSNPDLKENGAYQYAAIRNLLYRKGKVTELLINYEPSMQYFSEWWKQLFGESEGKDLKGIYPSSANFSTDLHSLGQYIQEGQRNIFETVIKVENARKNITIPTLEEDLDGLKYLEGKEIDFVNTKAYQGTLLAHTDGDVPNLLLTIPEQNAYTLGYMIYFFEIAVGISGYLNGVNPFDQPGVEAYKKNMFALLGKPGFEELAKELNERL
- a CDS encoding peptidylprolyl isomerase, with the translated sequence MNLYPQLQESIENEKTVIMKTTKGDIELRLFPEHAPKAVENFLGLAEKGYYDGVIFHRVISDFMIQGGDPTGTGMGGESIWGQSFEDEFSMDLFNLHGALSMANAGANTNGSQFFIVTSKHVQENMLGQLKDGGWPEEIVENYRENGGTPWLDHRHTVFGQVKAGMDVVYAIEGVAKGANDKPVEDVVILGIEL